A single Pogoniulus pusillus isolate bPogPus1 chromosome 27, bPogPus1.pri, whole genome shotgun sequence DNA region contains:
- the EMC6 gene encoding ER membrane protein complex subunit 6 translates to MAAVVAKREGPQFISEAAVRGNAAILDYCRTSVSALSGATAGILGLTGLHGFIFYFLASVLLSVLLVLKAGRRWNKYFKSRRPLFTGGLIGGLFTYVLFWTFLYGMVHVY, encoded by the coding sequence ATGGCCGCGGTGGTGGCCAAGCGGGAGGGGCCGCAGTTCATCAGCGAAGCGGCGGTGCGGGGGAACGCTGCCATCCTGGACTACTGCAGGACGTCGGTCTCGGCCCTGTCGGGCGCCACGGCAGGCATCCTCGGCCTGACTGGCCTGCACGGCTTCATCTTCTACTTTCTGGCATCCGTCCTCCTCTCCGTGCTCTTGGTGTTAAAAGCCGGACGGCGATGGAACAAGTACTTTAAATCCCGAAGGCCACTTTTCACGGGAGGGCTCATAGGAGGGCTTTTCACATATGTCCTGTTCTGGACTTTCCTGTACGGCATGGTTCATGTCTACTAA
- the TAX1BP3 gene encoding tax1-binding protein 3: MSYVPGQPVTAVVQRIEIHKLRQGDKLILGFSIGGGIDQDPTQNPFSEDKTDKGIYVTRVTEGGPAEVAGLQIGDKIMQVNGWDMTMVTHDQARKRLTKRNEEVVRLLVTRKSLQKAVQQSMMS, translated from the exons ATGTCGTACGTGCCGGGGCAGCCGGTCACGGCCGTGGTG CAAAGAATTGAAATACATAAGCTTCGACAAGGTGACAAGTTGATTCTGGGATTCAGCATTGGAGGTGGCATTGACCAGGATCCTACTCAGAATCCTTTCTCTGAAGACAAGACTGACAAG GGTATCTATGTAACAAGGGTGACAGAAGGAGGCCCAGCAGAAGTTGCAGGACTTCAGATTGGAGATAAGATCATGCAG gtGAATGGCTGGGACATGACCATGGTGACCCATGACCAAGCTAGGAAGAGGCTCACAAAAAGGAATGAAGAAGTGGTACGGCTGCTGGTGACCAGGAAATcactgcagaaggctgtgcaACAATCCATGATGTCCTAA